A single region of the Thermoanaerobacterium aotearoense genome encodes:
- a CDS encoding NAD(P)H-dependent flavin oxidoreductase yields MAKLPIIQGGMGVGISLSNLASAVANEGGIGVISAAGIGMIEKDFATNYIEANIRALRKEIKKAREKTKGIIGVNIMVALSNFADMVKTSIDEGIDIIFSGAGLPLNLPNFLNKTSKTKLVPIVSSGKAFNLIAKRWLQKYDYLPDAVVVEGPMAGGHLGYSNEQISNPDYSLDKIVKDVLGEARQYEEISGKQIPVIAAGGIYTGEDIYKYLKMGAAGVQMATRFVTTDECDASDEFKKSYLNCKKEDIAIIESPVGMPGRAIINKFLNDVKSGERKPYKCLYHCIKTCDYKKSPYCISQALINAQKGLMANGFAFAGANAYRADKIIPVKDLINTLLDEYNKALYLSI; encoded by the coding sequence GTGGCAAAACTGCCAATAATCCAAGGTGGCATGGGTGTAGGAATATCACTAAGCAATCTCGCTTCTGCCGTCGCTAATGAAGGTGGCATTGGTGTAATATCTGCAGCAGGTATTGGCATGATAGAAAAAGATTTTGCTACAAATTACATTGAGGCAAATATAAGGGCACTTAGAAAGGAAATTAAGAAAGCCAGAGAAAAAACTAAAGGTATAATTGGCGTTAATATAATGGTAGCGCTATCAAATTTTGCTGACATGGTTAAAACATCAATAGATGAAGGTATCGATATAATCTTTTCCGGTGCAGGGCTTCCGCTAAATCTTCCTAACTTTTTAAATAAAACATCTAAGACTAAGTTAGTACCTATTGTTTCATCTGGAAAGGCATTCAACCTTATAGCGAAAAGATGGCTACAAAAATACGATTATTTGCCAGATGCTGTTGTCGTTGAAGGTCCAATGGCTGGTGGTCATTTAGGCTATTCAAATGAGCAGATATCAAACCCTGACTATTCTCTTGATAAAATAGTTAAAGACGTATTGGGAGAAGCAAGACAATACGAGGAGATCTCAGGAAAGCAAATACCTGTTATTGCCGCTGGCGGAATATATACAGGTGAAGACATATACAAATATCTAAAAATGGGTGCCGCTGGTGTACAAATGGCCACACGTTTTGTCACAACCGATGAATGCGATGCATCAGATGAGTTTAAAAAGTCATATCTAAACTGCAAGAAAGAGGATATAGCTATAATAGAGAGCCCTGTCGGTATGCCAGGTAGGGCAATCATCAATAAGTTCCTTAATGATGTAAAATCAGGTGAAAGAAAACCATATAAGTGTTTGTATCACTGCATTAAGACGTGTGACTATAAAAAAAGCCCTTACTGTATATCGCAAGCACTCATAAACGCTCAAAAGGGACTTATGGCAAATGGATTTGCATTTGCTGGAGCTAATGCTTATAGAGCAGATAAAATAATACCTGTTAAAGATTTAATTAATACTCTCTTGGATGAGTATAATAAGGCGCTTTATTTAAGCATATAA
- a CDS encoding DEAD/DEAH box helicase, with protein sequence MDFKELNLNEKILKAIDDMGFEEPSKIQSEVIPVLLEGLDVIGQAETGTGKTLAYGAPIINNFSSNDGKVFCLILTPTRELAIQVNDELARIGKYSKVRLLPVYGGVQIDRQIKAIKRGVDIVVGTPGRVLDLIKRNVLDLKSVRYLVIDEADEMLDMGFIDDIKEIINHTNRERQTMMFSATMPDEIKNLAKKYMKSNAKFISIVKKTMTVSTVQHFYYEVKNQERFESLCRILDVDEPSSTIIFCKTKKEVDELTENMQSRGYNVEGMHGDMSQNQRINTLRKFKEGILDFLVATDVAARGIDIENVTHVINYNLPQDVESYVHRIGRTGRANRSGVAYTLVTSREYPALKRIEKATRCKIKRKELPTVDDILEVKYNKMIAEIKKTLEKNDYKRFVPLAMELDEEYNLVDVAAALMDMYYGEDVYRNDIERDYLRLFINLGRKDKFNKRTAIKLLADCRIPKNDIQDIDIFEKFSFVNVARSAAKNIIDQLSGKIIDGKRISVEISKPRK encoded by the coding sequence ATGGATTTTAAGGAACTAAATTTAAATGAAAAAATTTTAAAAGCTATCGACGATATGGGCTTTGAGGAGCCATCTAAAATACAGTCGGAAGTAATACCTGTTTTGTTAGAAGGGTTAGATGTAATAGGACAGGCAGAGACAGGGACTGGCAAGACGTTGGCGTACGGTGCACCTATCATAAACAATTTTAGTTCAAATGATGGGAAAGTGTTTTGCCTTATTTTGACTCCCACAAGAGAGCTGGCAATACAAGTAAATGATGAATTGGCCCGCATAGGAAAGTATTCTAAAGTAAGATTGCTTCCTGTCTATGGAGGTGTGCAAATAGATAGGCAGATTAAAGCAATAAAAAGAGGCGTAGACATCGTTGTAGGCACGCCAGGGAGAGTTTTGGACCTTATAAAGAGGAATGTGCTTGACTTAAAGAGTGTAAGGTATCTTGTCATAGATGAAGCAGATGAAATGCTGGATATGGGGTTTATAGATGATATCAAAGAAATCATAAACCATACAAATAGAGAAAGACAGACCATGATGTTTTCTGCTACGATGCCGGATGAAATAAAGAATCTTGCAAAAAAATACATGAAAAGCAATGCGAAATTTATTTCTATCGTAAAAAAGACTATGACTGTTTCAACAGTCCAGCATTTTTATTACGAGGTAAAGAACCAAGAAAGGTTTGAATCTCTTTGCAGAATATTAGATGTTGATGAGCCGTCAAGCACGATAATTTTCTGCAAGACAAAAAAGGAAGTTGATGAGCTTACAGAAAATATGCAGTCGAGAGGATACAATGTTGAAGGTATGCATGGTGATATGAGCCAAAATCAAAGGATAAATACGCTCAGGAAATTCAAAGAAGGTATTTTGGATTTCTTAGTAGCGACTGATGTAGCAGCAAGAGGTATAGACATTGAAAATGTGACACACGTCATAAATTACAATTTGCCACAAGATGTAGAATCATACGTCCACAGAATTGGCAGGACGGGAAGGGCAAATAGAAGCGGCGTCGCTTATACTTTAGTGACATCAAGGGAGTATCCAGCGTTAAAGAGGATAGAAAAAGCTACCAGGTGCAAGATAAAGCGAAAAGAACTGCCAACTGTAGATGACATATTGGAAGTCAAGTACAATAAAATGATAGCTGAAATCAAAAAGACATTGGAGAAAAATGATTATAAAAGGTTTGTGCCATTGGCAATGGAGCTTGACGAAGAATACAACCTTGTAGATGTTGCGGCAGCTTTGATGGATATGTATTACGGAGAAGATGTATATAGAAATGACATTGAACGGGATTATTTAAGGCTGTTTATCAATTTAGGAAGAAAAGACAAATTCAATAAGAGGACGGCAATTAAGCTTCTTGCAGATTGCCGCATTCCAAAAAATGATATACAGGATATAGACATATTTGAAAAATTTTCATTTGTAAATGTGGCCAGAAGTGCTGCAAAAAATATAATTGACCAATTGTCTGGTAAAATAATTGATGGTAAAAGAATAAGCGTAGAAATTTCAAAGCCCAGAAAATAA
- a CDS encoding GNAT family N-acetyltransferase, which translates to MIIRKANIDDIERINYIYNQAVLNTTATIDTEPRPLEYHKKWFEMHNDRYAVFVAIEDDIVVGWASLSLWSDKCGYRAVAEDSIYVDEAYKGRGIGDRLIKKIIDHAKENEFHTIVARISEGNDVSIHLHEKYGFKIVGTLKELGYKFNRYLDIHILQLIL; encoded by the coding sequence ATGATCATTCGAAAAGCTAATATAGATGATATTGAAAGGATAAATTATATATACAATCAGGCTGTGTTAAATACGACAGCAACAATTGATACTGAGCCAAGGCCATTAGAGTATCATAAAAAATGGTTTGAGATGCACAATGACAGATATGCTGTTTTTGTGGCAATAGAAGATGACATTGTTGTAGGTTGGGCGTCTTTATCCCTTTGGTCTGACAAATGCGGCTATAGAGCTGTGGCGGAAGACTCGATTTACGTTGATGAGGCGTACAAGGGGCGCGGCATTGGGGATAGATTAATCAAAAAGATTATAGATCATGCAAAGGAAAATGAATTTCACACTATAGTAGCCAGAATATCTGAAGGCAATGATGTAAGCATTCACTTGCACGAAAAGTACGGCTTCAAAATTGTTGGCACATTAAAGGAATTAGGTTATAAGTTTAATAGATACTTGGATATTCACATATTGCAGTTGATTTTGTAA
- a CDS encoding cell wall hydrolase, with translation MNKKLIDIKKHSFIVNADYNDVLLLAKLIQAEGESEPMIGKVAIGAVVVNRVQNPNFPNTISEVIFEPGQFESVTNNRIFNVENIDEECIISALKALEGEDPTDGSLYFYNMYTATNDWIKSKKVSVTIGKHNFIA, from the coding sequence ATGAATAAAAAATTGATTGATATAAAGAAACACTCATTTATAGTAAATGCTGATTACAATGACGTCTTGCTTTTAGCAAAATTAATTCAGGCAGAAGGTGAAAGCGAACCAATGATTGGAAAAGTCGCTATAGGAGCCGTTGTCGTAAACAGAGTACAAAATCCAAATTTCCCTAATACCATATCTGAAGTCATATTTGAGCCTGGACAATTTGAAAGCGTAACAAATAACCGCATATTCAATGTAGAAAACATAGACGAGGAATGTATTATTTCAGCTTTAAAAGCATTGGAAGGAGAAGACCCGACAGACGGTTCTCTGTACTTTTACAATATGTATACAGCGACAAACGATTGGATTAAATCAAAAAAAGTAAGCGTTACCATAGGAAAGCATAATTTTATAGCATAA
- the hypE gene encoding hydrogenase expression/formation protein HypE, with translation MDKVLMSHGGGGSMMQSFISEIFIEKFNNEYLSQMEDAALLPGKTVFTTDSFVVKPIFFSGGDIGRLAICGTVNDISMRGAKPLFLSASFIIEEGFPIDDIKRIVDSMVDAANEAGVQIVTGDTKVVEKHSADGIFINTAGIGILHDEASVSIKNGKPGDAVIISGTIGDHGMAVMGDREGLDFEPPLLSDVSPLNKMVEKLMTLKDAVKILRDPTRGGVAEVLYEIASMSNVGIKIYEDKLPVKESVKSACSMLGIDYLHLANEGKLVCVVDKDYAYKALEIMKDDKYGKDAAIIGEIDDSGLVTIETIYGTNRIVDRPIGELLPRIC, from the coding sequence ATGGACAAGGTACTTATGTCACATGGCGGCGGTGGCTCAATGATGCAAAGTTTCATAAGTGAAATATTCATAGAAAAGTTCAATAATGAATATTTAAGTCAGATGGAAGATGCTGCATTGCTGCCGGGTAAAACTGTTTTTACAACAGACAGTTTTGTAGTGAAACCTATCTTTTTCTCAGGCGGTGACATCGGTAGACTAGCAATATGCGGCACTGTAAATGACATTTCCATGCGTGGTGCAAAGCCTCTTTTTTTAAGTGCATCATTTATAATTGAAGAAGGATTCCCGATTGACGACATTAAAAGGATAGTCGACTCAATGGTGGATGCTGCTAATGAGGCAGGGGTACAAATTGTGACGGGTGATACAAAGGTTGTAGAGAAACACAGCGCAGATGGCATTTTTATAAACACTGCAGGGATAGGCATTTTGCATGATGAAGCTTCCGTATCTATTAAAAATGGAAAGCCTGGAGATGCAGTGATAATTTCAGGTACTATAGGCGATCATGGCATGGCAGTGATGGGAGATAGAGAAGGGCTTGATTTTGAACCACCTCTCCTCTCTGATGTGTCGCCTCTAAATAAAATGGTAGAGAAGCTTATGACTCTTAAAGATGCTGTGAAAATCTTGAGAGATCCTACAAGAGGCGGTGTCGCAGAAGTGCTGTATGAGATCGCCAGCATGAGCAATGTGGGAATCAAAATATATGAAGATAAACTGCCTGTGAAAGAAAGTGTAAAATCTGCTTGCAGTATGTTAGGCATCGATTATCTGCATCTTGCCAATGAAGGGAAACTCGTATGTGTAGTTGATAAAGATTATGCTTATAAGGCATTGGAAATAATGAAAGATGATAAATACGGCAAAGATGCCGCCATTATCGGCGAAATCGATGATTCTGGTCTTGTGACGATAGAAACAATCTATGGCACAAATAGAATCGTGGATAGGCCAATTGGTGAGCTTCTCCCCAGAATATGCTGA
- the hypD gene encoding hydrogenase formation protein HypD — protein sequence MQGIINRAKELIDRYNTGEFIKIMEVCGSHTMAISKYGLRQILPPNIKLISGPGCPVCVTAQNEIDASISLASQGVTIATFGDLVRVPGNDSSLQEERAKGKDVRVFYSPLDALDYAMANPSKEVVFIGIGFETTIPSVAMTIKEAYTRKIKNYSVYCLHKTMPKALEALVVNGSDIQGFLLPGHVSAITGSSIYGFLVDKYKIGGVVSGFEATDILMSVVMILKNLKDPKIEIQYKRVVKEGGNTEAQRLMDEIFEESDAEWRGLGMIEGSGLKIREKYSEYDAEKKFNIKKPNSRTEIKGCRCGDVLKGLITPKQCPLFGKACTPLNPVGPCMVSSEGSCAAYYKYGE from the coding sequence ATGCAAGGCATCATAAATAGAGCCAAAGAGCTTATAGATAGGTACAATACTGGAGAATTTATCAAGATAATGGAAGTCTGTGGTTCTCATACTATGGCTATATCTAAGTACGGTTTAAGGCAGATATTGCCGCCAAATATAAAGCTCATTTCGGGGCCGGGATGTCCCGTCTGTGTGACAGCACAAAATGAAATCGATGCATCAATATCTTTGGCAAGTCAAGGAGTGACTATTGCCACATTCGGAGATTTGGTAAGAGTTCCTGGAAATGATTCTTCGCTGCAAGAGGAAAGAGCGAAAGGCAAGGATGTAAGAGTGTTTTATTCACCACTTGATGCACTGGATTATGCTATGGCAAATCCAAGTAAAGAGGTAGTTTTTATTGGAATAGGTTTTGAGACGACAATTCCGTCTGTCGCCATGACTATAAAAGAAGCATACACAAGAAAAATCAAAAATTACAGTGTGTATTGCCTTCATAAGACAATGCCAAAGGCTTTGGAGGCACTTGTTGTAAATGGTTCAGATATTCAGGGCTTTTTGCTTCCTGGCCATGTAAGTGCCATAACGGGAAGCAGCATATATGGTTTTTTGGTTGACAAATACAAGATTGGCGGTGTCGTATCTGGATTTGAAGCTACAGATATATTGATGAGCGTCGTAATGATTTTAAAAAACTTAAAAGATCCCAAAATAGAAATCCAGTATAAAAGGGTCGTAAAAGAGGGAGGAAATACTGAAGCGCAGAGATTGATGGATGAAATCTTTGAAGAAAGCGATGCTGAATGGAGAGGCCTTGGCATGATAGAAGGATCAGGGCTTAAGATACGTGAAAAGTACAGCGAATACGATGCGGAAAAGAAATTTAACATTAAAAAGCCTAATAGCAGAACAGAGATAAAAGGCTGTCGCTGTGGTGATGTGCTTAAGGGACTAATAACGCCAAAGCAGTGTCCGCTATTTGGCAAAGCTTGTACACCTTTGAATCCTGTGGGACCATGCATGGTTTCATCGGAAGGATCTTGTGCAGCGTATTATAAGTATGGTGAGTAA
- a CDS encoding HypC/HybG/HupF family hydrogenase formation chaperone has protein sequence MCIAVAQKVLKIDGDVAETELNGLKRRVSISMVPDVKIGDYVMVHAGVAISIVDKETAEEDLKLWEEMEEALRESFKQN, from the coding sequence ATGTGTATTGCTGTAGCACAAAAGGTGTTAAAAATCGACGGAGATGTGGCAGAGACTGAATTAAACGGTCTAAAAAGAAGGGTATCCATATCAATGGTACCTGATGTCAAGATTGGAGATTATGTCATGGTTCATGCAGGTGTGGCCATAAGCATTGTAGACAAAGAAACGGCTGAAGAAGATCTAAAGCTTTGGGAGGAAATGGAAGAAGCTTTAAGAGAAAGCTTCAAACAAAATTAA
- the hypF gene encoding carbamoyltransferase HypF, with the protein MAEKEIQRIRARQINIKGIVQGVGFRPFVYNLALKHSLSGIVYNTSSGLYINVEGYEDDIDAFLSELKENPPKLSKIDEVFVEDCDVVGYKGFSIKSSKADEGFVPISPDMGVCDECVSEMMDEKNRRYNYPFINCTNCGPRFSIIEDIPYDRPKTSMKKFPMCKLCKDEYENPLDRRFHAQPVACYDCGPSLKYVGESTNFDPIMAIAEDLRNGKIVAIKGIGGFHLAVNALSKDAVLRLRERKNRYGKPLALMMKDVEDVKRYCHVSPEEIELLNSQRRPIVLLKKKYEFEGVSDGLDSVGVMLPYAPIHYLLFKYIDFPVVMTSGNISEEPLCKDNDEALKRLKGIADSFLLNDRDIVNRIDDTVTSWKGKSERVIRRSRGYAPEPMVFKMDFKPILAVGGYYKNTFCLTKGNYVFLSHHIGDLDNSKTYMYYVEEIKKYMRLFKVQPQFVACDMHQGYLSTQFAKTLGLPVIYTQHHHAHIVSCMAEYGIEDKVIGFSYDGTGYGLDGNVWGAEFLIADLKDFVRAGHIKYNPLPGGELAIKRIYRTAIGFINEDMIFYKDYLKRFDAKELEIIKAQIDKKINAPLVSSMGRLFDAVASLIGVKDTVIYEGQAAMELESIIEKDQSYYDFTVSSDDQYVVDTSDILRQVYSDYKKGVNKGIISARFHNTIVEFTAYVALKLGEKYNIDKVVLSGGSFQNKYLLENIIDRLSKEGFSVYSNSKIPCNDGGISLGQAVIANYRMEV; encoded by the coding sequence ATGGCTGAAAAAGAAATACAGCGAATACGTGCAAGGCAAATAAACATTAAAGGGATTGTCCAAGGTGTGGGATTTAGGCCGTTTGTGTACAATTTGGCATTAAAACACAGCTTGTCAGGCATCGTTTATAACACATCATCTGGTCTTTATATTAACGTGGAGGGTTATGAGGATGACATAGATGCGTTTTTATCGGAATTAAAAGAAAATCCTCCGAAGCTTTCAAAGATCGATGAAGTATTCGTAGAAGATTGCGATGTTGTAGGATATAAAGGTTTTAGCATAAAGTCAAGCAAAGCAGATGAGGGATTTGTGCCGATTTCTCCTGACATGGGTGTATGCGACGAATGCGTAAGTGAGATGATGGACGAAAAAAACAGAAGGTATAACTACCCGTTCATAAATTGTACAAACTGTGGCCCAAGATTTTCTATCATAGAGGATATACCATACGACAGGCCAAAGACGTCTATGAAAAAATTTCCCATGTGCAAATTGTGCAAAGACGAGTATGAAAATCCGTTAGATAGGAGGTTTCATGCACAGCCTGTAGCATGTTACGATTGTGGACCATCCCTTAAATATGTTGGCGAAAGCACGAATTTTGATCCTATTATGGCGATTGCTGAAGATTTACGAAATGGGAAAATCGTGGCCATAAAGGGAATAGGTGGGTTTCATCTGGCCGTAAATGCATTATCCAAAGATGCTGTATTAAGGCTTAGAGAAAGGAAAAACAGATATGGAAAGCCACTGGCGCTTATGATGAAAGACGTAGAAGATGTAAAAAGGTATTGTCATGTAAGCCCTGAAGAAATAGAGCTATTAAATAGTCAAAGAAGACCTATAGTTCTTCTTAAAAAGAAGTACGAGTTTGAAGGTGTAAGTGATGGTCTTGACAGTGTGGGTGTGATGCTACCTTATGCACCTATACATTATCTTTTGTTTAAATATATAGATTTCCCGGTTGTCATGACCAGCGGCAATATCAGTGAAGAACCTTTGTGTAAAGACAACGACGAAGCATTAAAGAGGCTTAAAGGCATAGCAGACAGTTTCCTTTTAAATGATAGAGACATTGTAAATAGGATTGACGATACGGTTACATCTTGGAAAGGTAAAAGTGAAAGAGTCATAAGGCGATCAAGAGGATATGCACCAGAGCCTATGGTGTTTAAAATGGACTTTAAACCGATACTTGCTGTTGGAGGGTATTACAAAAACACGTTTTGCTTGACTAAAGGCAATTACGTATTTCTAAGCCATCACATAGGAGATCTGGATAACAGCAAGACGTACATGTACTATGTAGAAGAAATAAAGAAGTACATGAGACTTTTTAAAGTCCAGCCGCAATTTGTGGCTTGTGACATGCATCAAGGCTACTTGTCGACGCAGTTTGCAAAAACACTGGGTTTGCCTGTAATATACACGCAGCATCATCATGCCCACATAGTAAGCTGTATGGCGGAGTATGGCATAGAAGACAAAGTCATAGGTTTTTCATATGACGGTACAGGATACGGATTAGATGGAAATGTTTGGGGCGCTGAATTTTTGATAGCTGATTTGAAAGACTTCGTAAGGGCTGGCCATATAAAATACAATCCGCTTCCAGGCGGGGAGCTTGCCATAAAAAGGATATACAGAACTGCAATAGGTTTTATAAATGAAGATATGATTTTTTATAAAGACTATCTTAAAAGGTTTGATGCAAAGGAATTGGAGATCATAAAAGCGCAGATAGACAAAAAAATAAACGCACCATTGGTGTCCAGCATGGGCAGATTGTTTGATGCAGTTGCATCACTGATCGGCGTTAAAGACACTGTTATATATGAAGGACAAGCGGCTATGGAGCTTGAAAGCATCATAGAAAAGGATCAATCGTATTATGACTTCACAGTATCAAGTGATGACCAGTATGTGGTGGATACATCGGATATTTTAAGGCAAGTTTATTCTGACTATAAAAAAGGGGTAAATAAAGGGATAATATCCGCCAGATTTCACAATACCATCGTAGAGTTTACTGCTTATGTAGCATTGAAACTTGGCGAAAAGTACAATATAGATAAAGTAGTATTAAGCGGTGGAAGTTTTCAGAACAAATATTTATTGGAAAATATCATTGATAGATTATCAAAAGAAGGATTTTCTGTTTATTCAAATAGCAAGATACCTTGCAATGACGGCGGCATTTCCTTAGGCCAAGCAGTCATAGCAAACTATAGGATGGAGGTGTGA
- the hypB gene encoding hydrogenase nickel incorporation protein HypB, giving the protein MEIKIIKDVLEANNNIAEENKNIKDERKIMMVNIIGSPGTGKTSFILKLIENMDIPCGVIEGDVASDIDARKMAERNIPVVQINTGGACHLNANSINKALSTLDFEGGILFIENIGNLICPSDFELGEDFKLAMANVAEGDDKPYKYPLLFSKAKAVVINKIDLLPYFDFNKQYFYDGVKTLNDEAEIFEVSARTGEGFEVLAKWLKKKYSEYVQGK; this is encoded by the coding sequence ATGGAAATCAAGATTATTAAAGATGTGCTTGAAGCTAATAACAACATTGCGGAAGAAAACAAAAACATAAAAGATGAAAGAAAAATCATGATGGTAAACATAATCGGTTCGCCTGGCACAGGAAAGACAAGTTTCATATTGAAGCTTATAGAAAACATGGATATCCCTTGTGGTGTGATAGAAGGCGATGTAGCGTCAGATATAGATGCCCGCAAGATGGCTGAAAGAAATATACCGGTAGTGCAGATAAATACAGGTGGCGCTTGTCATCTGAATGCCAATTCAATAAACAAAGCGTTGTCTACGCTTGATTTTGAGGGTGGCATATTGTTCATAGAGAATATAGGAAATCTAATATGCCCTTCAGATTTTGAACTTGGTGAAGATTTCAAATTGGCTATGGCAAATGTGGCTGAAGGCGATGATAAGCCATACAAATATCCTCTCTTGTTCTCAAAGGCGAAAGCAGTTGTCATAAACAAGATAGATTTACTGCCGTATTTTGACTTCAATAAGCAGTATTTTTACGACGGTGTGAAGACGCTTAATGATGAAGCTGAGATTTTTGAAGTATCGGCAAGGACTGGAGAAGGCTTTGAGGTGCTGGCAAAATGGCTGAAAAAGAAATACAGCGAATACGTGCAAGGCAAATAA
- the hypA gene encoding hydrogenase maturation nickel metallochaperone HypA gives MHELSITESIVNMVSDEAKKRNVNKVTKINIVLGELTGFEEESIRFYFEVLSEGTPLYGAKLDFKKVKAEFKCRSCGMIYNRGNFTFKCPYCGSSGVLIEKGKELYIDSIDVE, from the coding sequence ATGCATGAATTGTCTATAACTGAAAGCATCGTAAACATGGTTTCTGATGAAGCTAAGAAAAGAAATGTCAATAAGGTCACCAAAATAAACATCGTGCTTGGCGAATTAACCGGGTTTGAAGAAGAAAGCATAAGGTTTTATTTTGAGGTTTTAAGCGAAGGAACGCCATTATACGGTGCTAAGCTTGATTTTAAAAAAGTAAAAGCAGAGTTTAAATGCCGCAGTTGCGGCATGATTTATAATAGGGGGAATTTCACGTTTAAGTGTCCATATTGCGGCAGCAGCGGTGTTTTGATTGAAAAAGGCAAAGAACTTTATATAGATAGTATCGATGTTGAATAA
- a CDS encoding 4Fe-4S binding protein: MLDMLKSVFSNLSKKPVTRMYPFEERKPFDINRGHLENNIDECIFCGMCQRVCPSNCIKVDRKTGVWEYNPFECVLCGVCVEKCPKKCLKLDVHYRSCTDKKYNIHLEKHDDSEKAGA, from the coding sequence ATGTTGGATATGCTAAAAAGCGTGTTTTCTAATCTGTCAAAGAAGCCAGTGACTCGAATGTATCCGTTTGAGGAGAGAAAGCCATTTGATATAAACAGAGGCCATTTGGAAAACAACATTGATGAGTGCATTTTTTGCGGCATGTGCCAGAGAGTGTGTCCCTCAAACTGCATAAAGGTGGATAGAAAGACCGGCGTTTGGGAGTACAATCCGTTTGAATGTGTCTTGTGTGGCGTATGCGTAGAAAAGTGTCCTAAGAAATGTTTAAAGCTTGATGTACATTACAGAAGTTGCACAGACAAGAAGTACAACATTCACTTGGAAAAACACGATGATTCTGAGAAAGCCGGTGCTTAA
- a CDS encoding nickel-dependent hydrogenase large subunit produces the protein MSDKSTIPFGPQHPVLPEPIHLKLVVEDEKVVEAYPAFGFVHRGLETLAQKKDFNQMVYVVERVCGICSCMHGQDYCEAIEELMGVQVPVRAEYLRTIWAELHRIHSHLLWLGLFADAFGFENLFMQTWKIREKIMDILEATSGNRVIISVNIVGGVRKDINSEQAKWILKELDDVERQLKDINDVVMNNYTVKQRTVGIGVLTKEEAYELGATGPMAKGSGVDLDLRTTGYAAYKYLDFEPIVEKAGDSYARNLVRMREIFQSIDLIRQALGKMPEGEISVPVKGNPPAGEVISRLEQSRGEVVYYIKSNGTKFLDRLRIRTPTFANIPALLKILPGSHLQDVPVLILTIDPCISCTER, from the coding sequence ATGAGTGATAAAAGTACGATTCCGTTTGGACCGCAGCACCCTGTTTTGCCTGAGCCTATTCACTTAAAACTTGTTGTAGAGGATGAAAAGGTAGTAGAGGCATATCCTGCTTTCGGTTTTGTCCATAGAGGTTTGGAAACTTTAGCGCAGAAAAAGGACTTTAACCAGATGGTTTACGTCGTAGAGAGGGTTTGCGGTATATGCAGTTGTATGCATGGGCAGGATTATTGTGAAGCAATAGAGGAATTGATGGGGGTTCAGGTTCCTGTAAGAGCTGAATATTTAAGGACTATTTGGGCAGAACTTCACAGGATCCACAGCCATCTTTTATGGCTTGGACTCTTTGCTGATGCATTTGGCTTCGAAAACCTCTTTATGCAGACGTGGAAGATTCGCGAGAAGATAATGGACATACTGGAAGCTACATCAGGCAACAGAGTCATAATTTCAGTTAATATAGTAGGCGGAGTCAGAAAAGACATAAATAGCGAACAAGCTAAGTGGATCTTAAAAGAATTAGACGATGTTGAAAGGCAGCTTAAAGATATCAACGATGTCGTCATGAATAACTATACTGTAAAGCAGAGAACGGTTGGCATAGGAGTCTTGACGAAAGAAGAAGCGTATGAGCTTGGCGCAACTGGACCTATGGCTAAGGGAAGCGGCGTGGATTTGGACCTTAGGACTACTGGCTATGCTGCTTATAAGTACCTTGACTTTGAGCCGATCGTGGAAAAGGCTGGTGACAGTTATGCCAGGAATTTGGTTAGGATGAGGGAGATATTCCAGTCAATTGACCTTATAAGACAGGCATTAGGAAAGATGCCTGAAGGAGAAATAAGTGTTCCTGTAAAAGGCAATCCGCCTGCCGGTGAAGTCATATCAAGGCTTGAGCAGTCAAGAGGAGAAGTGGTGTATTACATTAAATCAAATGGCACGAAATTTTTAGATAGGCTTCGCATAAGAACACCTACCTTTGCCAATATACCGGCTCTTTTGAAAATACTGCCTGGATCTCATCTGCAAGATGTCCCTGTACTAATACTGACGATCGATCCTTGCATCAGTTGTACGGAAAGATAA